A stretch of [Clostridium] scindens DNA encodes these proteins:
- a CDS encoding HD domain-containing protein: MIDKAIEFATKAHEGQYRKGTKRPYIVHPVEVGDIVATMTDDEEVISAAVLHDTIEDCEGITQRILAQEFSERVAFMVAQESEDKSKTWMERKRATIEHLRTAPREVQMIGLADKLSNMRDIDRDYPAEGENLWNRFRMKDKETIGWYYKGIRDVLAGSFKEVPAFREYCRLIAKNFG, translated from the coding sequence ATGATTGACAAAGCAATTGAATTTGCAACCAAGGCACACGAAGGACAATACAGGAAGGGAACCAAGAGGCCATACATTGTGCACCCGGTAGAAGTTGGGGATATCGTGGCGACAATGACCGACGACGAGGAAGTGATCAGCGCCGCAGTGCTGCATGACACGATCGAAGACTGCGAAGGCATTACTCAGAGAATTCTGGCTCAGGAATTCTCTGAGCGGGTGGCCTTTATGGTCGCCCAGGAAAGTGAAGATAAGTCAAAGACCTGGATGGAGCGAAAGCGTGCTACCATTGAGCATCTCCGCACAGCCCCCAGGGAAGTGCAGATGATAGGATTGGCGGACAAACTGTCTAATATGAGGGACATTGACAGGGACTATCCTGCAGAAGGGGAAAATCTATGGAACCGTTTTCGAATGAAGGACAAGGAGACCATTGGATGGTATTATAAGGGGATCCGGGATGTGCTGGCAGGCTCCTTTAAAGAGGTACCGGCATTCCGGGAATATTGCAGGCTGATTGCTAAGAATTTTGGCTAA
- a CDS encoding efflux RND transporter permease subunit → MLSKFSVKRPYTVVVGVVLIIILGVVSFGNMTLDLLPSMNLPYAIVMTTYTGASPEEVEEVVTKPVEQTMAAVSNIKTIQSISNENASTVILEFEQTTNMDSVTIEMRESLDQIQGFWPDAVSNPIIMKLNPDMMPVLIAAVSAGGDNAAETSKVIEEEVIPEVESVEGVASVAASGSIENTVEITVNEQKVTELNDDIKAELEKKINEAKSALDDAKAQVESGKAALAAGTSQASQGLAQAESQISTKSEEIKQAQLEITEKMAELNVTETQLKQSLATIQAAKAAAQAQLTQLETAKASYDQIIAALQSPDLTTEQREALEAQKNELQPIIDSYDTSHSTLETTIQQLTQQEAAIQQGLDQVAAGKGQLESIQDQVNNGAMTLAQARGQLASGQLEAAVGIGEGTAQLAAGEAAIQMQEAQMESAQSQAAGSTDVSSILSADMVKTILAAENFSMPAGYVTEDGIDYLVRVGDKFKSIEDIKDLVLIDMEGIDPVKLSDVANVELVNNSDETYAKINGKPGVMLSVQKQTGYSTGDVSKRVLEKLESLKKDNAGIKTVTLMDQGVYIDLIVHSVLQNLIYGAILAVIILLVFLKSLRPTFVIACSIPISIMTALVAMYFSGVTLNIISLSGLALGVGMLVDNSIVVIENIYRMRNEEGASAKEAAIEGARQVGGAIMASTLTTVCVFLPIVFTSGITRQLFVDMGLTIAYSLLASLAVALTLVPMMSAGLLKKTEDKESKIFAKIRQGYGKLLEKALHRKLLVLLGALALFIASIALALSRGTEFMPQMESNQIAMTLETEEGSSLDDTAKVADQVMDRIGKIEDIKDIGGLVSASDMMGTQTESNVIEFYAITKDHPSMNNEQLKKKIESVTKDIDGELTVNMSNMDMSALGSSGINIQIKGKDLDKLQKVANDVKGIVEKTKGTQNVLDGTEDNNEELRVVVDKTKATQHGLTVAQVYQQLYGKLAEAQTATTLATDTNDYDVYVLDDANESLSREDIRNLTITAEKQDGTSEDVKLSDIATFEDASGLRAISRKDQSRFMSVTAEIKDGDNIGLVSSRVKKALKSYDAPEGYEIKMTGEDETINEAMIELFKMLALAIVFMYLIMVAQFQSLRSPFIVMFTVPLAFTGGLLALWMSGMAVSVIAMIGFVMLSGIIVNNGIVFIDYTNQLIAVGIEKEKALVEAGKTRLRPIIMTALTTILGLSTMAIGFGMGADMVQPMAVVTIGGLIYGTILTLVVVPCIFDLFHKKEKARLREGIEEIETTLDQ, encoded by the coding sequence ATGTTATCAAAATTCAGTGTAAAAAGACCCTACACAGTAGTGGTGGGAGTGGTTCTGATTATTATCCTGGGAGTAGTCTCATTCGGCAATATGACGCTGGATCTGCTTCCCAGCATGAACCTGCCATATGCGATAGTAATGACCACCTATACCGGCGCAAGCCCGGAAGAGGTGGAAGAAGTCGTAACCAAGCCCGTCGAGCAGACGATGGCTGCGGTCAGCAATATCAAGACAATTCAGTCAATATCTAATGAAAATGCATCTACGGTCATATTGGAGTTCGAACAGACAACGAACATGGACTCCGTTACCATAGAGATGAGAGAAAGCCTGGATCAGATCCAGGGATTCTGGCCGGATGCAGTTTCGAATCCCATTATTATGAAATTAAATCCAGATATGATGCCTGTACTGATTGCTGCAGTCAGTGCCGGTGGAGATAATGCGGCCGAAACCAGCAAAGTGATCGAGGAAGAGGTTATTCCAGAAGTAGAAAGCGTAGAAGGGGTAGCTTCCGTCGCTGCTTCGGGAAGCATAGAGAATACGGTGGAGATTACCGTCAACGAGCAGAAGGTTACGGAATTAAATGATGATATTAAGGCAGAACTGGAAAAAAAGATAAATGAAGCCAAATCGGCCCTGGATGATGCCAAGGCGCAGGTGGAAAGTGGAAAGGCGGCCCTGGCGGCAGGTACTTCCCAGGCGTCACAGGGGCTTGCCCAGGCGGAGTCCCAGATATCTACAAAAAGCGAGGAGATTAAGCAGGCCCAGTTGGAGATCACGGAAAAAATGGCGGAGCTTAATGTGACTGAGACCCAGCTTAAGCAGAGCCTTGCTACCATACAGGCGGCAAAGGCAGCAGCCCAGGCCCAGCTGACGCAGTTGGAGACGGCGAAAGCAAGTTACGACCAGATCATTGCAGCGTTGCAAAGTCCAGATCTTACTACAGAGCAAAGAGAAGCATTGGAGGCGCAGAAGAACGAATTACAGCCAATCATTGATTCCTACGACACGAGTCATTCAACCTTGGAAACTACTATCCAGCAACTAACGCAGCAGGAAGCAGCGATTCAGCAAGGACTTGATCAGGTGGCTGCGGGAAAGGGACAGCTGGAATCTATCCAGGATCAAGTGAATAACGGAGCCATGACGCTGGCGCAGGCCAGAGGCCAGCTGGCATCCGGCCAGTTGGAGGCAGCAGTAGGCATCGGGGAAGGAACAGCCCAGCTTGCAGCAGGAGAAGCAGCAATCCAGATGCAGGAAGCACAGATGGAATCGGCACAGAGCCAGGCGGCGGGAAGCACGGATGTAAGCAGCATCCTGTCTGCGGATATGGTCAAGACGATTCTGGCCGCGGAGAACTTCAGCATGCCTGCGGGGTATGTGACGGAGGATGGAATTGATTACCTGGTCCGCGTCGGTGACAAGTTCAAAAGCATTGAAGACATCAAGGATCTAGTGCTGATCGACATGGAGGGCATTGATCCGGTCAAACTGTCGGATGTCGCGAATGTGGAACTGGTGAATAATTCGGATGAGACGTACGCGAAGATTAACGGCAAGCCCGGAGTCATGCTGAGCGTTCAGAAGCAGACCGGGTACTCTACCGGCGATGTGAGCAAGCGGGTGCTCGAGAAGCTGGAGAGTTTAAAAAAGGATAACGCGGGAATTAAGACGGTGACGCTGATGGATCAGGGCGTATATATTGACCTTATCGTCCATTCCGTACTGCAGAACCTGATCTATGGAGCCATATTGGCGGTGATCATCCTGCTGGTATTCTTAAAGAGCCTTCGTCCTACATTTGTTATTGCGTGCTCTATCCCGATCAGTATCATGACAGCGCTGGTTGCCATGTATTTCTCCGGGGTAACCCTGAACATCATATCCTTATCAGGGCTTGCGCTGGGCGTCGGTATGCTGGTGGATAACTCTATCGTCGTAATCGAGAACATATACCGCATGAGAAATGAAGAAGGCGCTTCCGCCAAAGAAGCGGCCATAGAAGGCGCAAGACAGGTAGGCGGGGCGATCATGGCCTCTACGCTGACGACGGTCTGCGTATTCCTGCCAATCGTGTTTACCAGTGGAATCACCAGGCAGTTGTTTGTAGACATGGGGCTTACCATCGCATACTCGCTTCTGGCCAGTCTGGCTGTGGCTCTGACTCTGGTTCCTATGATGTCCGCAGGATTGCTGAAGAAGACGGAAGATAAGGAGTCAAAAATATTCGCCAAGATCAGGCAGGGATATGGCAAACTGCTTGAAAAGGCGCTGCATAGGAAGCTTCTGGTACTGCTGGGGGCTCTGGCGCTGTTCATAGCAAGCATTGCATTGGCTCTGTCAAGAGGAACAGAATTCATGCCTCAGATGGAGAGCAACCAGATTGCTATGACGCTGGAGACGGAAGAGGGAAGCAGCCTTGACGATACAGCCAAGGTGGCGGATCAGGTAATGGACCGGATTGGTAAGATTGAGGATATCAAGGATATCGGCGGACTGGTATCTGCATCTGATATGATGGGGACGCAGACGGAATCGAATGTAATTGAATTCTACGCGATCACAAAGGACCATCCGTCCATGAACAATGAACAGCTTAAGAAAAAGATCGAAAGCGTAACAAAGGATATTGACGGCGAACTTACCGTAAATATGTCCAATATGGATATGAGCGCTCTTGGCAGTTCGGGGATTAATATTCAGATAAAGGGGAAAGATCTGGATAAGCTACAGAAAGTAGCAAATGATGTCAAGGGAATCGTAGAGAAGACAAAAGGAACTCAGAATGTACTGGATGGAACAGAAGACAATAACGAGGAACTGCGGGTCGTAGTGGATAAGACAAAGGCAACGCAGCATGGCCTTACGGTGGCTCAAGTATACCAGCAGCTGTATGGGAAACTCGCAGAAGCCCAGACGGCCACCACGTTGGCAACCGATACCAATGACTATGATGTCTATGTACTGGATGATGCTAACGAGAGCCTTAGCAGGGAGGATATCCGCAATCTGACCATCACTGCCGAGAAGCAGGATGGAACATCAGAAGATGTGAAACTGTCCGACATTGCCACATTTGAAGACGCCTCCGGCCTTAGAGCAATCAGCCGGAAGGATCAGAGCCGGTTCATGTCGGTTACGGCAGAGATTAAGGATGGGGATAATATCGGCCTGGTCAGCAGCCGGGTGAAGAAGGCGTTGAAATCCTACGACGCGCCGGAAGGATACGAGATAAAGATGACTGGAGAGGATGAGACCATCAACGAGGCGATGATAGAACTCTTTAAGATGCTGGCGCTGGCAATCGTATTTATGTACCTCATCATGGTGGCACAGTTCCAGTCTCTGCGCTCTCCGTTCATCGTTATGTTTACCGTGCCGCTGGCATTCACCGGAGGCCTTCTTGCGTTATGGATGTCGGGAATGGCAGTCAGCGTAATCGCGATGATCGGATTTGTAATGCTGTCAGGCATTATAGTCAATAACGGTATCGTATTTATTGACTATACCAACCAGTTGATTGCAGTCGGCATAGAAAAAGAAAAGGCGCTGGTAGAGGCAGGCAAGACCAGGCTTAGGCCAATCATCATGACGGCTCTTACAACAATCCTTGGCTTGTCAACCATGGCAATCGGCTTCGGAATGGGTGCGGATATGGTGCAGCCTATGGCAGTTGTTACCATTGGCGGATTGATATATGGAACTATATTAACCTTAGTAGTTGTTCCTTGTATCTTTGATCTGTTTCATAAAAAAGAAAAGGCAAGACTTCGTGAAGGTATTGAAGAAATCGAAACCACGTTGGATCAATAA
- the ymfI gene encoding elongation factor P 5-aminopentanone reductase, protein MNKKTVLVTGASRGIGKSTALYFAAKGYHVFLNCCTSVSDLNKVKHTIETTYHGSCDIVLGNVGNPEETDRIFRRIYSTCSYLDVLINNAGVSYIGLLTDMSNSEWEHIIQTNLSSVFYCCRHAIPPMVARKSGKIINVSSMWGTSGASCEAAYSASKAGVNGLTKALAKELAPSNIQVNAVACGVIDTAMNQRLTIEERKDLEEEIPMGRFGTTDEVASIIWDIANASPYMTGQVIGIDGGYL, encoded by the coding sequence ATGAATAAAAAAACGGTTCTGGTTACAGGTGCTTCCAGGGGAATTGGAAAAAGCACTGCCTTGTATTTCGCGGCAAAAGGGTATCATGTTTTTCTAAACTGCTGCACTTCCGTTTCTGATCTGAACAAGGTAAAGCATACCATAGAAACTACTTATCACGGCTCCTGCGATATCGTGCTTGGCAATGTGGGCAATCCGGAAGAGACGGATCGGATCTTTCGGCGCATCTACAGCACATGCAGCTATCTGGACGTACTGATCAATAATGCCGGCGTTTCTTATATCGGACTGCTTACGGATATGAGCAATTCGGAGTGGGAACATATCATTCAGACGAATCTGTCTTCCGTCTTCTACTGCTGCCGACACGCCATCCCTCCTATGGTAGCCAGGAAGTCCGGCAAGATCATCAATGTATCTTCCATGTGGGGAACCTCCGGCGCCTCCTGCGAAGCCGCGTATTCTGCCTCCAAGGCAGGAGTAAACGGCCTTACTAAGGCGCTCGCCAAGGAACTGGCTCCCAGCAATATCCAGGTAAATGCCGTGGCCTGCGGAGTCATTGATACGGCAATGAACCAGAGGCTTACCATAGAAGAGCGAAAAGATCTGGAGGAAGAGATTCCGATGGGAAGGTTCGGTACCACCGATGAAGTGGCAAGCATTATCTGGGATATCGCCAATGCGTCTCCTTATATGACGGGACAGGTGATCGGGATTGACGGCGGGTATCTGTAA
- a CDS encoding exodeoxyribonuclease III — translation MKFVSWNVNGIRACVQKGFMDFFQEADADIFCIQESKMQEGQLELETPGYHQYWNYAKKKGYSGTAIFTKQEPISVSYGIGIEEHDQEGRVITLEFEDYYFITVYTPNSQNELARLPYRMQWEDDFLAYLKKLEEAKPVIFCGDLNVAHKEIDLKNPKTNRKNAGFTDEERAKFTSLVDAGFIDTFRYFYPDAQGIYSWWSYRFSARAKNAGWRIDYFCVSESLKERLVDAKILTDVMGSDHCPIVLEIK, via the coding sequence ATGAAGTTTGTTTCATGGAATGTTAATGGAATCCGGGCCTGCGTGCAGAAAGGCTTTATGGATTTCTTTCAGGAGGCTGATGCGGATATTTTCTGCATCCAGGAATCGAAGATGCAGGAAGGCCAGCTGGAACTGGAGACTCCTGGCTATCATCAGTACTGGAATTACGCAAAGAAGAAAGGGTATTCAGGAACCGCCATATTCACAAAGCAAGAACCCATATCCGTATCTTACGGAATTGGAATCGAAGAGCATGACCAGGAAGGCCGCGTGATCACCCTGGAATTTGAAGATTATTATTTTATAACGGTATATACGCCCAACTCCCAGAATGAGCTGGCAAGGCTTCCCTATCGTATGCAGTGGGAGGATGACTTCCTTGCATATCTGAAAAAACTGGAAGAGGCAAAGCCTGTGATCTTCTGTGGGGACTTGAATGTGGCCCACAAGGAGATTGACCTAAAGAATCCGAAGACAAACCGCAAGAATGCTGGGTTTACAGATGAAGAGCGGGCTAAGTTTACTTCGCTGGTAGATGCCGGGTTCATTGATACGTTCCGGTATTTTTATCCGGATGCACAAGGGATCTATTCCTGGTGGTCTTACCGCTTTAGCGCCAGGGCCAAGAACGCAGGCTGGCGTATCGACTATTTCTGCGTATCAGAATCGCTGAAGGAGAGGCTGGTGGATGCGAAGATCCTGACGGATGTGATGGGGTCTGACCACTGTCCGATCGTATTGGAAATAAAATAA
- the truA gene encoding tRNA pseudouridine(38-40) synthase TruA, producing the protein MRTYKLTIAYDGSRYQGWQRQATTDNTIQFVLEWSIGKLVGYRVHVDGSGRTDAGVHARGQVASVKLSKLYDTKELKDSLNRYLPEDIRIVKVELVKNGFHARKSAKGKKYEYYIDCREKPDVFSRRYCYHYPEKLDIEAMRDAVQYLIGPKNFTSFTDDKECKDPIRRITNIKIVSTGEKVRITYYGTGFLYHMVRILTGTLLEIGTGKREASMLPVVIAAEDRSLAGFLAPARGLFLRKVYY; encoded by the coding sequence ATGAGAACGTACAAATTAACCATTGCTTATGATGGGAGCAGATATCAAGGGTGGCAGCGCCAGGCCACGACGGACAATACGATCCAGTTCGTGCTGGAGTGGAGCATCGGCAAATTAGTGGGATACCGCGTGCATGTGGATGGCTCCGGCAGGACGGACGCGGGCGTGCATGCCCGTGGCCAGGTTGCGAGCGTAAAACTTTCCAAACTCTATGATACAAAGGAACTGAAGGATTCGCTGAACCGCTACCTTCCGGAGGATATCCGGATTGTAAAAGTAGAACTTGTAAAGAACGGGTTCCATGCCCGCAAGAGCGCAAAAGGGAAAAAATATGAGTATTATATAGACTGCCGGGAGAAGCCGGATGTATTTTCGCGCCGCTACTGCTACCATTATCCGGAGAAGCTGGATATCGAGGCAATGAGGGATGCGGTGCAGTATCTCATCGGACCTAAAAATTTTACCAGTTTTACAGATGATAAGGAGTGCAAAGATCCAATCCGCCGTATTACCAATATCAAGATTGTCAGCACCGGCGAGAAGGTAAGGATCACTTATTATGGGACAGGCTTTCTCTACCATATGGTGCGTATCCTGACGGGAACTTTGCTGGAAATCGGTACCGGGAAGAGGGAAGCATCCATGCTGCCGGTGGTAATCGCCGCAGAAGACAGGAGCCTTGCAGGATTCCTTGCTCCGGCAAGAGGCCTTTTCCTACGTAAAGTGTATTATTAA
- the nrdR gene encoding transcriptional regulator NrdR: MKCPYCNHPDTRVIDSRPAEDGNSIRRRRSCDVCGKRFTTYEKVETIPLIIIKKDNNREQYNRKKIENGVLRACYKRPVSAEDIQRSIDSIETKIFSLEAKEIPSSRIGEIVMEELKGLDEVAYVRFASVYREFKDVNTFMDELKKILK; encoded by the coding sequence ATGAAGTGCCCATATTGTAATCATCCAGATACCAGAGTTATTGATTCCAGGCCAGCGGAAGATGGCAATTCCATACGCAGGCGCCGGTCATGCGATGTGTGTGGCAAAAGGTTTACGACCTACGAGAAGGTGGAGACGATTCCACTGATTATCATTAAGAAGGATAATAACCGGGAGCAGTATAATAGAAAGAAGATTGAGAATGGGGTTCTGCGCGCCTGCTATAAGAGGCCGGTATCTGCAGAAGACATCCAGCGTTCCATCGACAGCATAGAGACGAAGATATTCAGCCTGGAGGCAAAGGAGATTCCAAGCAGCAGGATAGGCGAGATCGTCATGGAAGAGTTAAAGGGGCTGGATGAGGTTGCATATGTAAGATTTGCATCCGTATACAGAGAGTTTAAGGACGTGAATACCTTTATGGATGAGTTGAAAAAGATATTGAAGTAG
- a CDS encoding PRC-barrel domain-containing protein, which yields MRLCELENKEVINACDCKKLGYVVDLIIDECKGCIEALVIPKGGKLCGFFSDGAEYIIPYKCIRKIGPDIILVEIHEER from the coding sequence ATGCGCCTGTGCGAACTGGAGAATAAAGAGGTAATTAATGCGTGCGACTGTAAGAAACTTGGATATGTTGTAGACCTGATCATTGATGAGTGCAAAGGATGCATCGAGGCCCTGGTCATTCCCAAGGGCGGAAAACTATGCGGCTTCTTCAGCGATGGGGCGGAATATATTATCCCGTACAAATGTATACGGAAGATTGGACCGGATATAATCCTTGTGGAAATCCATGAGGAGAGATGA
- a CDS encoding ABC transporter permease, with protein MSGIKQIFNKEMARIFKDKKMVFSVFLLPVLIMVVILSIVNGLASNMKDDIESHVAQVYIVNEPEALNDILDASKAKFKLKSIDGAKEMKQAKKEILDGEADLIVEFPDNFQQEIENYQEGSQIPQVKTYQNPSEDYSRTAADNMDAALEAYRQFLLSQRVSDMEQLTVFQINSDNDEMYIQDEKKASGKAIGTMLPYFITILLFAGAMGIGTDMIAGEKERGTMASLLVSPIKRSSIVLGKVFSLMTVSGISSLIYVIAMVICAPIMMGYMGGLDKLSISLSPQQGIMLGAMLVALSFLYSSIIALFSVFAKSTKEASTYVMPAYMLVLIVGLLTMFTSGEPSQTTYFIPFYNNALVLQGILSQEVTMFQYGVTLAETLAIGAILLGVIVKAFESEKVMSA; from the coding sequence ATGAGCGGAATTAAGCAGATATTCAACAAGGAGATGGCCAGAATATTTAAGGACAAGAAGATGGTGTTCTCCGTATTTCTTCTTCCAGTCTTGATTATGGTGGTCATCCTGTCGATCGTAAATGGGCTGGCATCCAACATGAAGGATGATATTGAATCCCATGTGGCTCAGGTATACATAGTGAATGAGCCCGAGGCGCTGAATGATATTCTGGATGCTTCTAAAGCGAAGTTCAAACTGAAGAGCATTGACGGCGCGAAAGAAATGAAGCAGGCCAAGAAAGAGATTCTGGATGGAGAGGCAGATCTGATTGTGGAATTCCCGGATAACTTCCAGCAGGAGATCGAAAACTATCAGGAAGGCAGCCAGATTCCTCAGGTCAAGACATACCAGAATCCGTCCGAAGATTATTCCAGGACAGCAGCAGACAATATGGACGCGGCGCTGGAAGCCTATCGGCAGTTCCTGCTGTCCCAGAGGGTGAGCGACATGGAACAGCTGACCGTATTCCAGATAAATTCAGACAATGATGAAATGTACATCCAGGATGAGAAGAAGGCCAGCGGCAAGGCAATCGGAACGATGCTCCCATATTTTATTACGATTCTTCTCTTTGCGGGGGCAATGGGAATTGGAACGGATATGATCGCGGGAGAAAAGGAGAGGGGTACTATGGCCAGCCTTCTGGTATCTCCGATCAAGAGAAGCTCCATCGTACTTGGCAAGGTATTCTCTCTGATGACGGTATCCGGCATTTCCTCATTGATCTATGTGATCGCCATGGTGATATGCGCGCCAATCATGATGGGCTATATGGGCGGCCTTGATAAGCTGAGCATCAGCTTAAGCCCGCAGCAGGGAATTATGCTCGGCGCGATGCTGGTGGCACTTTCCTTCCTTTATTCCAGCATTATTGCTCTGTTTTCGGTGTTTGCCAAGTCGACCAAAGAGGCAAGCACGTATGTGATGCCGGCCTATATGCTGGTGCTGATCGTAGGGCTGCTCACCATGTTTACGTCAGGAGAGCCCAGTCAGACGACCTATTTCATCCCATTTTACAATAATGCGCTGGTGCTGCAGGGAATCTTAAGCCAGGAGGTCACCATGTTCCAGTATGGAGTAACGCTGGCTGAGACGCTGGCGATAGGCGCAATCCTTCTTGGCGTCATTGTAAAAGCGTTTGAAAGCGAAAAAGTGATGTCCGCATAA
- a CDS encoding ABC transporter ATP-binding protein encodes MIEIKHLTKVYKLNKKQMAESKTKNSLKTAVDDLSLKAEEGEIYGLLGPNGAGKTTTLRCIATLIKPTRGEIYVNSHEVQKEPESVRESIGFLTSDIKLDEQFDVDYMFGFFGRLHNIPKDRLEKRKEELFSYFGIQDFAHKKIKELSTGMKQKAAIAVSLVHDPDIVIFDEPTNGLDIVTARSVTDYLKKLRDDGKLVIVSTHIMSEAEKLCDRIGIIIDGYKVAEGTLEQLLEQTNAADLEDAFFEFYKSRKGEE; translated from the coding sequence ATGATTGAGATTAAGCATTTAACCAAGGTGTATAAGCTGAATAAAAAGCAGATGGCCGAATCCAAGACGAAGAATTCGCTGAAGACAGCGGTGGATGATCTGAGCCTGAAGGCAGAAGAAGGGGAGATCTATGGGCTTCTGGGTCCCAACGGCGCGGGAAAGACTACGACTCTCAGGTGTATTGCCACATTGATAAAGCCTACCAGGGGAGAGATCTATGTGAATAGCCACGAGGTTCAGAAGGAACCGGAGTCGGTGCGCGAAAGTATCGGATTTTTGACCAGCGATATCAAGCTGGATGAGCAGTTTGATGTAGACTACATGTTCGGCTTCTTCGGAAGGTTGCATAATATACCGAAAGACAGGCTGGAAAAGCGCAAGGAAGAACTATTTTCCTATTTTGGAATCCAGGATTTTGCCCACAAGAAGATTAAGGAACTGTCTACAGGCATGAAGCAGAAGGCAGCCATTGCGGTCAGCCTGGTTCATGACCCGGATATTGTAATATTTGATGAGCCTACCAATGGCCTGGACATCGTTACGGCAAGAAGCGTGACGGATTATTTAAAGAAATTAAGAGATGATGGCAAACTGGTGATCGTCTCTACGCATATCATGTCCGAAGCAGAGAAACTCTGCGACCGGATAGGCATTATCATTGACGGGTATAAGGTCGCGGAAGGAACGCTGGAGCAGCTTCTGGAACAGACCAATGCGGCAGACTTGGAGGACGCGTTCTTCGAGTTCTACAAGTCAAGAAAGGGGGAAGAGTAG
- a CDS encoding ferredoxin: protein MKARVNEGCISCGACVAACPEVFRFNDDGVAEAYADVAPEYESAATEARDSCPVSVIDIEE from the coding sequence ATGAAAGCCAGAGTGAATGAAGGCTGTATCTCATGCGGGGCTTGCGTGGCAGCCTGCCCGGAAGTGTTCCGGTTTAATGATGACGGTGTTGCTGAAGCATACGCGGATGTAGCGCCAGAGTATGAAAGCGCGGCGACGGAGGCAAGGGACAGCTGTCCTGTATCCGTAATTGATATTGAAGAATAG
- the arcC gene encoding carbamate kinase has protein sequence MKKRVVVALGHRALGTTLPEQKEAVKKTAKIIADLIMNGCQVAITHSNAPQVGMIHTAMNEFGKAHQDYTAAPMSVCSAMSQGYIGYDLQNGIREELLNRGIYRTVSTILTQVIVDPYDEAFYTPTKVLGRYMNAEEANEERKKGNYVVEEPGKGFRRIVSAPNPVSIVEIDAIKALLDADQIVVACGGGGIPVLKQDNHLKGASAVIEKDLTAGKLAEEVDADELIILTSVEKVKINMGRPQEEELGEITIEQARQYMEEGHFGEYNMLPKFSASVSFLEKREGRRALITSFDKLKDALKGRTGTIIK, from the coding sequence ATGAAGAAAAGAGTTGTAGTTGCACTAGGACACCGTGCCCTTGGCACCACCCTGCCTGAGCAGAAGGAAGCGGTAAAGAAGACAGCAAAGATAATCGCAGATCTGATCATGAATGGCTGCCAGGTGGCAATCACACATAGCAATGCGCCCCAGGTAGGAATGATTCATACGGCTATGAATGAATTTGGCAAGGCGCATCAGGACTACACGGCGGCTCCTATGTCCGTATGCTCTGCCATGAGCCAGGGATACATTGGATATGACTTGCAGAATGGCATCCGGGAGGAACTTCTGAACCGCGGGATATACAGGACGGTCAGTACGATTCTTACCCAGGTGATTGTAGATCCTTATGATGAGGCATTCTATACGCCGACGAAAGTGCTGGGGCGCTATATGAATGCAGAAGAAGCCAATGAAGAGCGTAAGAAAGGCAATTATGTGGTGGAAGAGCCGGGAAAGGGATTCCGCCGCATCGTATCTGCGCCAAATCCGGTCAGCATTGTAGAAATTGATGCCATCAAAGCGCTTCTGGATGCCGATCAGATCGTTGTGGCCTGCGGAGGAGGAGGAATTCCGGTACTAAAGCAGGACAATCATCTAAAAGGCGCCAGCGCAGTCATCGAGAAGGATCTGACGGCCGGCAAGCTTGCGGAAGAGGTCGATGCGGACGAATTGATCATCCTGACCAGCGTTGAAAAGGTCAAGATCAATATGGGAAGGCCGCAGGAAGAGGAACTGGGCGAGATTACCATAGAACAGGCCAGGCAGTATATGGAAGAAGGCCATTTCGGCGAGTACAACATGCTTCCGAAGTTCAGCGCATCCGTATCATTTCTAGAGAAGCGGGAAGGAAGAAGGGCGCTGATTACGTCCTTTGACAAATTGAAAGATGCGCTGAAAGGCAGAACCGGTACCATTATAAAATAA